In the Desulfobacterales bacterium genome, one interval contains:
- a CDS encoding flagellar hook-basal body protein — translation MIVEMSKAVQGALRLDKKFDVIANHLANAGTAGYKAETLSFDGLFQAQMRIDMSQGSVQPTGNPLDLAITGDGFFKVQTPNGDRYTRNGTFLLDKDNYLITQEGYRVLGTNGPLNLEGTRVTVSENGDIIVDGSQVGTLNIVTLADLGKLEKEDAGLLIYKGSLADEREPERKSVQQNAIEQSNVSAVVEMAEMITTSRHFESFQKLIQTYDEMDAKAVSEVGLVR, via the coding sequence GTGATTGTTGAAATGAGCAAAGCGGTACAAGGCGCTCTGCGATTGGACAAGAAGTTCGATGTGATCGCCAACCACTTGGCCAATGCGGGAACTGCCGGATACAAGGCCGAGACCCTGTCGTTTGACGGCCTGTTTCAGGCGCAAATGCGGATTGATATGAGCCAGGGCAGCGTTCAGCCCACCGGCAACCCCCTGGATCTTGCCATTACCGGTGACGGCTTTTTTAAAGTTCAAACCCCCAACGGGGATCGATATACTCGAAACGGAACGTTTTTGCTGGATAAGGATAACTATTTGATTACCCAGGAGGGCTATCGGGTGTTGGGGACGAACGGGCCGCTGAACCTTGAAGGAACCCGGGTTACGGTCAGTGAAAACGGGGACATTATAGTGGATGGATCACAGGTGGGCACGTTGAATATTGTAACGCTTGCCGACCTCGGGAAGCTCGAAAAAGAAGATGCGGGCCTTTTGATTTACAAGGGATCCCTTGCGGATGAACGCGAACCGGAACGCAAATCGGTTCAGCAGAATGCGATTGAACAGTCGAATGTGTCGGCTGTTGTGGAAATGGCAGAGATGATCACGACGAGCCGGCACTTCGAGTCCTTTCAAAAACTGATACAAACCTACGATGAAATGGACGCCAAGGCGGTCAGTGAAGTCGGGTTGGTAAGATAG
- the flhF gene encoding flagellar biosynthesis protein FlhF — translation MTAKTYQAKSIQEAIGKIKAEMGADAMILSTQRLPKGPRNPYGTNIFEVAAAPPGVDVAAVKKPAFGESIGGGDHWLNRDSGDNAAAGEADMGWDEIRSELVTIKDMLFLFNQVGAMPDFVQMHPECLNLYARLVRAGISEQRARGFMKNAGAFSGRTSTREIAKNVLREILSKIEILDPFAEESGGRRVAAFIGPTGVGKTTTIAKLAAELSLKQKKRVGIISIDSYRIGAVEQLKTYSDIMGLPCLPAFSAEDFQLALSRMERREIILVDTAGQSHLDMDRMRELGRLMAGGDSKISNHLVLSATVKREDMREAAENFATLSPETYVFTKVDETRTRGGLIDQLMDLKLPVSFVTNGQRVPEDIMSATKKRILQLVLGDSQ, via the coding sequence ATGACGGCTAAAACCTATCAGGCAAAAAGTATTCAGGAAGCCATCGGCAAAATCAAGGCCGAAATGGGTGCCGATGCGATGATTCTATCGACGCAGCGGTTGCCTAAAGGGCCCCGAAATCCTTATGGGACGAATATATTTGAGGTGGCGGCGGCACCGCCAGGTGTTGATGTAGCCGCAGTGAAGAAACCGGCGTTCGGTGAGTCGATCGGTGGGGGGGACCATTGGCTTAATAGGGATTCCGGGGACAACGCTGCCGCCGGAGAAGCCGATATGGGATGGGATGAAATTCGATCGGAACTGGTGACCATCAAAGACATGCTGTTTCTCTTCAATCAGGTAGGGGCAATGCCGGATTTTGTTCAGATGCACCCGGAGTGCCTCAACCTTTATGCCCGGTTGGTCAGAGCCGGTATTTCAGAGCAACGGGCGCGCGGGTTCATGAAAAATGCCGGCGCCTTCTCCGGTCGGACAAGTACTCGGGAAATTGCGAAAAACGTTCTTCGGGAAATTTTATCCAAGATTGAGATACTTGATCCGTTTGCTGAAGAAAGCGGCGGGCGGCGGGTGGCCGCCTTTATCGGTCCCACCGGCGTGGGGAAAACCACGACCATCGCCAAGCTGGCCGCGGAACTGAGCTTGAAACAAAAAAAGCGGGTCGGCATTATCTCCATTGACAGTTACCGTATTGGTGCGGTGGAGCAGCTTAAAACTTATTCGGACATTATGGGCCTGCCGTGTTTGCCGGCATTTTCAGCTGAAGATTTTCAACTCGCCCTCTCACGCATGGAAAGGCGAGAAATTATTCTGGTGGATACCGCAGGGCAAAGCCATCTGGACATGGACCGCATGCGGGAGTTGGGTCGCCTCATGGCCGGTGGCGATTCGAAAATCAGTAACCACCTGGTGCTCAGCGCCACGGTAAAACGGGAGGACATGCGGGAAGCGGCCGAAAATTTCGCCACCTTATCTCCTGAAACCTACGTGTTTACAAAGGTGGACGAAACGCGCACTCGGGGTGGATTGATCGATCAGTTGATGGATTTGAAGCTGCCGGTATCCTTTGTCACCAACGGCCAGCGGGTGCCGGAGGATATTATGAGCGCGACGAAAAAGCGGATACTGCAGCTGGTGCTGGGAGACAGTCAATAA
- a CDS encoding flagellar basal body L-ring protein FlgH gives MRKKKMTRYLVGVLAVMGMAGCVTSRVAAPMAVLNLNQPAPSPVVEQMVAPPDEGSLFSASAASLFVDPKARQVGDTLTVDIVENTSSELEANTNTSRTSDIDAGVEHMLGYMRALEAKNPNLNKNSKGALTDTLLKARLSNSFDGEGTSDRSGSVTASIGARVVQVLPNGNLVIVGRREMKVNRETQIIALSGIVRPMDIDGANRVKSTYLADARIEYYGTGVLADKQQPGWLTRVVDFAWPF, from the coding sequence ATGAGAAAGAAAAAGATGACACGATATTTGGTTGGGGTGCTGGCGGTAATGGGAATGGCCGGATGCGTTACGAGCCGGGTGGCCGCTCCGATGGCGGTGTTGAATTTGAACCAACCGGCGCCTTCACCGGTAGTTGAGCAAATGGTTGCCCCTCCCGATGAAGGCTCATTGTTCAGCGCTTCGGCAGCGTCTCTTTTTGTTGATCCCAAGGCCAGGCAGGTAGGGGATACGCTCACCGTCGATATCGTTGAAAACACCTCCTCCGAGTTGGAGGCGAACACCAACACCAGCCGCACCTCGGATATTGACGCCGGTGTGGAGCACATGCTCGGCTACATGCGGGCTTTGGAGGCCAAGAACCCGAATTTAAACAAGAATAGCAAAGGCGCATTAACCGATACCCTCTTGAAAGCCAGATTGAGCAACAGTTTTGACGGGGAAGGCACCAGCGATCGCTCCGGCAGTGTCACTGCTTCCATTGGCGCACGTGTGGTACAGGTGCTGCCGAACGGCAATCTGGTGATCGTGGGGCGCAGGGAAATGAAAGTGAACCGCGAAACGCAAATCATTGCACTTTCCGGCATTGTGCGGCCCATGGATATTGATGGCGCCAATCGCGTCAAATCGACTTACCTGGCCGATGCCCGGATCGAATATTACGGCACCGGCGTTTTAGCGGACAAGCAGCAGCCGGGGTGGTTGACGCGGGTGGTTGATTTTGCATGGCCGTTTTAA
- a CDS encoding FliA/WhiG family RNA polymerase sigma factor, which produces MLGIDNTTLNGPGRLDEKTREALIIKYAYLVKYIAGRIAIKVPSSVQYDELVSAGCMGLINAVDRFDPSRQTDIKTYAEYRIKGAILDELRRMDWYSRSMRKKVQEIEAAVREVEAKKERPSLDSEVAEALGISLADYHTLLGHIYSATVLSLDEFLRGSEGENSRKRSFQERMTSPDDPSDSITKQELRQVVARAIATLSEKEQMVISLYYYEELTLKEIGQVLDLTESRICQIHTQTLIKLKVRLRAYYHMEA; this is translated from the coding sequence ATGCTGGGAATAGACAACACAACGCTAAATGGTCCGGGACGGCTTGATGAGAAGACGCGAGAAGCGTTGATTATCAAGTATGCCTATCTGGTCAAGTACATTGCCGGCCGTATCGCTATAAAAGTCCCTTCCTCCGTTCAGTATGACGAGCTGGTCAGCGCCGGATGCATGGGGTTGATCAACGCAGTGGATCGATTCGACCCTTCCCGCCAGACCGATATCAAAACCTATGCCGAATACCGGATCAAGGGGGCGATCCTTGATGAATTGCGCCGCATGGATTGGTATTCCAGATCCATGCGCAAGAAAGTTCAGGAAATAGAGGCCGCCGTTAGGGAGGTTGAGGCGAAAAAAGAACGCCCTTCATTGGATTCGGAGGTAGCGGAGGCGCTCGGGATTTCCCTGGCGGACTATCACACGCTTTTAGGGCATATTTACAGCGCCACCGTCTTGAGCCTGGATGAATTTCTAAGGGGAAGTGAGGGAGAAAATTCCCGAAAGCGATCCTTTCAGGAGCGCATGACCAGTCCGGATGATCCGTCCGATAGCATCACGAAGCAGGAATTACGGCAGGTGGTGGCCCGGGCAATTGCGACATTGAGCGAAAAGGAGCAGATGGTCATTTCTCTTTACTATTATGAGGAGCTGACCCTCAAGGAAATCGGTCAGGTGTTGGACCTGACGGAATCCAGAATCTGTCAGATTCATACTCAGACCCTGATTAAGCTCAAAGTGCGCCTGCGTGCCTACTATCATATGGAGGCGTAA
- the flhB gene encoding flagellar biosynthesis protein FlhB yields MAEESGQEKTEKATSRKRSKAREEGQVAKSQEIASVLVLLVGMSVLYVFGYLFYPQALKLLEQHLSFEPISSFGKEDFLAMLKHNTVSFFLLLLPVMGAVFVTAFAANLFQVGFQVSTKAITPKLSKVDVIKGFGRLFSLKSLMESLKSMVKLTVIGTVVYFAIKGEMGALIKLHNATVAYIFLYILQGIFKIFIWVLLIMIIVAILDYSYQKWQFEKDLKMTKQEVKEEHKETEGDPQVKSRIRSIQLQAARKRMMQQVPKADVVVTNPTHLAVAIKYDPLAMAAPTVIAKGAGLIAERIKTIASEHHIPVMENKELARNLYRLLDVGEQIPSEFFRAVAELLAYVYKLKGKTVR; encoded by the coding sequence ATGGCGGAAGAAAGCGGTCAGGAAAAAACCGAGAAGGCCACCAGCAGAAAGCGTTCCAAGGCACGCGAGGAGGGCCAGGTCGCCAAAAGCCAGGAGATCGCTTCCGTGCTGGTGTTGCTGGTTGGTATGTCCGTTCTCTATGTTTTCGGCTATCTGTTCTATCCCCAAGCCTTGAAACTCCTGGAACAACATCTGAGCTTTGAGCCCATCTCGAGCTTTGGCAAGGAAGACTTCCTTGCCATGCTGAAGCATAACACCGTCAGTTTTTTTTTACTGCTTCTGCCGGTCATGGGGGCCGTGTTTGTCACCGCGTTTGCCGCCAACCTGTTTCAGGTCGGTTTTCAAGTCAGCACCAAGGCGATAACACCCAAGCTGAGTAAGGTAGACGTCATCAAGGGGTTTGGACGATTATTTTCGCTCAAGTCTTTGATGGAGTCGCTTAAATCCATGGTGAAACTGACCGTTATCGGCACCGTGGTTTATTTTGCCATCAAAGGGGAGATGGGCGCATTGATCAAGCTGCACAATGCGACTGTCGCCTATATTTTTCTTTATATATTGCAAGGTATATTCAAGATCTTCATCTGGGTGCTGCTGATCATGATTATCGTGGCTATTCTCGATTACAGTTACCAGAAATGGCAATTTGAAAAAGACCTGAAGATGACCAAACAGGAGGTGAAGGAAGAACATAAGGAAACCGAAGGCGATCCGCAGGTCAAATCGCGAATTCGAAGCATTCAACTCCAGGCCGCCCGCAAACGCATGATGCAGCAGGTGCCGAAGGCCGACGTGGTGGTGACCAACCCCACCCATCTGGCCGTGGCCATCAAATATGATCCACTGGCCATGGCCGCGCCCACGGTGATAGCCAAAGGCGCCGGTCTTATTGCTGAACGCATCAAGACGATCGCATCTGAACATCACATACCCGTGATGGAAAATAAGGAGTTGGCCCGAAACTTGTATAGGCTATTGGACGTGGGGGAGCAGATCCCCTCCGAGTTTTTCAGAGCCGTAGCCGAATTGCTGGCCTATGTTTATAAATTAAAAGGTAAAACAGTACGTTAA
- the fliR gene encoding flagellar biosynthetic protein FliR has translation MEILNFPIDQFKVFLMILIRVSVVLYMFPVFSSAMIPNLVKAGFAMVIALALVPVAPVDPARFPDTVVDAVILGISELFLGMALALSIRIFLSAVELAGEMIGFQMGFAIINVLDPQSGIQVSIMGQIGNLIVLVIFLALNGHHALINGMVESFKVVDIGSLSLKKEFMFHMLSLMSDMFVIAVQMGAPAIVALLFTSAGFGIAAKFVPQMNILIAAFPVKIVVGLIFFGLSIQIMAIVTQTYLNRYPSIVSALLRWMGGG, from the coding sequence ATGGAAATACTGAATTTTCCCATAGACCAGTTCAAGGTCTTTTTGATGATCCTGATTCGGGTCAGCGTGGTGCTGTATATGTTCCCCGTGTTTTCAAGCGCCATGATACCGAACCTGGTAAAGGCCGGGTTCGCCATGGTGATCGCATTGGCGCTTGTTCCGGTGGCGCCGGTGGATCCGGCGCGATTTCCCGACACGGTTGTTGATGCGGTAATTCTCGGGATTTCAGAGCTGTTTCTCGGTATGGCATTGGCACTTTCGATTCGCATTTTTCTATCGGCCGTTGAGTTGGCCGGGGAAATGATCGGGTTTCAGATGGGGTTTGCCATCATCAATGTGCTGGATCCGCAATCGGGTATTCAGGTATCGATCATGGGGCAGATTGGCAACCTGATCGTGCTGGTGATATTTCTGGCGCTTAACGGTCATCATGCCCTGATTAACGGCATGGTGGAAAGTTTCAAAGTGGTGGATATCGGCTCGTTATCTCTGAAAAAAGAGTTTATGTTTCATATGCTGTCTCTTATGTCTGATATGTTTGTCATTGCCGTGCAAATGGGGGCGCCGGCGATTGTGGCGCTGTTATTTACCAGCGCCGGGTTCGGCATCGCGGCCAAGTTTGTTCCCCAGATGAATATTCTGATCGCCGCTTTTCCGGTAAAGATCGTTGTCGGTCTGATCTTTTTCGGGCTTTCCATTCAGATTATGGCTATTGTTACGCAAACCTATTTGAACCGGTATCCGTCTATCGTTTCCGCTCTGCTTAGGTGGATGGGGGGCGGATAG
- the fliQ gene encoding flagellar biosynthesis protein FliQ produces the protein MTPEFVVSFGKEAIELTILISMPLLGLGLIVGLAVSIFQATTSIQEMTLTFVPKILAVLLGLLYFAPWMLEKITLYTEHVISQIPLYIR, from the coding sequence ATGACGCCCGAATTTGTCGTCAGTTTCGGCAAGGAAGCCATTGAACTCACCATTCTGATTTCCATGCCGTTGCTGGGGCTGGGGCTCATCGTGGGGCTGGCGGTGAGTATTTTTCAAGCCACCACCTCTATTCAGGAAATGACCCTGACCTTTGTCCCAAAAATACTGGCCGTTTTGCTCGGCTTGCTTTATTTTGCTCCCTGGATGCTTGAAAAGATAACCCTTTACACGGAACACGTCATATCTCAGATACCGCTTTACATCAGATAG
- a CDS encoding MinD/ParA family protein: MDQASSLRKIISDKVSQTKRRKPGSSAPNRNPNVIHRVISVTSGKGGVGKTNIVGGLAVALTELGHKVLILDADLGLANIDIIFGVNPRYNIGHVLSGEKSLKDIIVDGPGGIRIIPAGSGFVNLTHLTDGQKLSLIGEFDALEDEFEFFLIDTGVGISSNVTYFNLAADECIIVVTAEPTSVTDAYAMIKVMAKDYGEKRFRLLMNMVKDEKEAKTVYSSLCNAADSFLKGVVLEYSGFIPIDENVRHAVLKRKPFLNLYPQSAASRNMREVAADLLENHRCVNINGNIKFFMKRYMACWE; encoded by the coding sequence GTGGATCAAGCAAGCAGCTTAAGAAAAATCATCAGTGACAAGGTTTCGCAGACCAAACGACGCAAGCCCGGCTCATCGGCGCCGAATCGGAACCCCAACGTTATTCATCGGGTCATCTCGGTTACCAGCGGAAAGGGGGGGGTCGGAAAGACAAATATTGTTGGTGGGTTGGCAGTGGCGTTGACCGAGCTCGGCCATAAGGTTCTGATTCTGGATGCGGATTTGGGGCTGGCCAATATCGACATTATTTTTGGCGTAAATCCCCGGTATAATATCGGCCATGTGTTGAGCGGTGAAAAAAGCCTGAAGGATATCATCGTGGATGGCCCTGGCGGCATACGGATTATTCCGGCTGGCTCCGGGTTTGTCAACCTGACGCACCTTACTGATGGGCAGAAGCTGAGTCTTATCGGGGAGTTTGATGCGCTTGAGGACGAGTTTGAGTTTTTTCTGATCGATACCGGTGTCGGTATTTCGTCCAATGTGACCTATTTTAACCTGGCTGCCGATGAGTGTATTATCGTCGTGACTGCCGAGCCCACCTCGGTTACCGATGCCTATGCCATGATCAAGGTGATGGCGAAAGATTACGGTGAAAAACGTTTCAGGCTGCTGATGAATATGGTAAAAGATGAAAAAGAAGCCAAAACCGTCTATTCGAGCCTCTGCAACGCGGCGGATAGCTTTCTGAAAGGGGTTGTGCTTGAGTATTCGGGGTTTATTCCCATCGATGAAAATGTGCGTCACGCGGTTCTGAAACGAAAGCCGTTTCTGAATCTTTATCCTCAGAGCGCGGCGAGCCGAAATATGCGGGAAGTGGCGGCGGATCTTTTGGAGAACCACCGGTGCGTGAATATCAACGGCAATATCAAGTTTTTCATGAAACGATACATGGCATGCTGGGAATAG
- the flgA gene encoding flagellar basal body P-ring formation chaperone FlgA — translation MIYFKWMVGVFSLLFFHSGSAVALDSISVRIDAAGRVAGESIFLKDIAMISAPAALKDKVGDIRLGRAPQPGKEKKISGRRIMAIIKAAGVLPADAAVSVPDTVCIEGAYQRLQEALLRKTYDGFLSNALKGTQFEVRRFKVRGANRFPLGKLALTIAPCGKQALMGNVSLSATVRVNGKKCGKLTLLGWVDRFARAVCAARAVAHHAILTEADLTVKSVNLSEYPPGVLVDIAEAAGQLAKVSIRPGTPIRSAMLEVPPLVQKGNRVKILAGSGKLKVTTMGIAKSSGGMGEQVRVENPTSNKIIIGRVSGESTVDVLF, via the coding sequence ATGATTTATTTTAAATGGATGGTGGGCGTTTTTTCTTTGCTTTTCTTCCACTCCGGAAGCGCTGTGGCGTTGGATTCGATCAGCGTTCGGATTGACGCTGCCGGTCGGGTCGCGGGGGAGAGTATTTTTCTGAAAGACATTGCGATGATTTCGGCGCCGGCCGCTTTAAAAGATAAAGTAGGCGACATTCGACTGGGACGCGCCCCTCAGCCTGGAAAAGAGAAAAAGATATCCGGCCGGCGCATTATGGCCATCATCAAGGCCGCCGGGGTGCTGCCGGCTGATGCGGCGGTGTCTGTTCCGGACACGGTTTGCATTGAGGGTGCTTATCAACGCCTTCAGGAAGCGCTCCTGAGAAAAACGTATGATGGATTTCTTTCCAATGCGCTTAAAGGAACGCAGTTCGAGGTGCGCCGATTCAAGGTGCGGGGTGCGAACCGGTTCCCCCTCGGCAAACTGGCGTTGACGATTGCCCCGTGCGGCAAGCAAGCGCTGATGGGAAATGTCAGTTTGAGCGCCACCGTTCGAGTGAATGGAAAAAAATGCGGAAAATTGACGCTGCTGGGCTGGGTGGACCGATTTGCCCGGGCGGTTTGCGCCGCTCGGGCCGTTGCGCACCATGCGATTCTCACGGAAGCGGATTTGACAGTGAAATCTGTGAATTTATCTGAATATCCACCGGGTGTCCTTGTCGATATCGCAGAGGCAGCCGGGCAATTGGCCAAGGTTTCCATTCGGCCGGGCACGCCCATTCGTTCCGCCATGCTGGAGGTTCCGCCGCTGGTTCAGAAAGGAAATCGGGTCAAAATACTGGCCGGCTCGGGGAAACTTAAAGTGACGACCATGGGGATCGCGAAATCCTCCGGTGGCATGGGAGAACAGGTTCGGGTGGAGAATCCTACGTCCAACAAAATCATCATCGGACGGGTTTCAGGGGAATCCACTGTGGACGTATTATTTTAG
- the flhA gene encoding flagellar biosynthesis protein FlhA translates to METKAKGILQGLFKEASDFGMILAVVGILVAMVLPIPSFMLDFLLALNITIAIIVLITVMYAQSPLDFSIFPSMLLILTLFRLSLNVASTRLILLRGNEGPLAAGAVIKSFGSFVVGGNYVVGMIIFIILVLINFIVITKGSGRIAEVAARFTLDGMPGKQMAIDADLNAGIIDENEAKARREEIANESKFHGAMDGASKFVRGDAIAGIIITIVNIVGGFIIGVFQKNMSMMTAAQNYTLLTVGDGLVSQIPALIISTAAGILVSRAASNDRMGKEFSRHIFSNAQPIYIGSFVVFLFGLVPGLPAVPFIGLSLLLGGSVYFFQKQRAAHPEVLPESTEGGETEASPGPEDVEHLLSLDTMELEVGYGLIPLVDRDQDGSLLGRIRGIRRQFASEMGIIIPPIHIRDNLKLKPSGYRIVIKGVEVAQGELMVNHLLAMDPGDAVQKVEGVPTKEPAFNLPAIWIPSAREEEAKFSGYTVVDNATVVATHLTEVIRENAPDLMGRQEVQQLLDNLAKTNPKAVEELVPGLLHLGGVQKVLQNLLRERISVRDLLSIVETLADYAHMSRDPDLLTEYVRQKLCRSIISPFLQSGSVLPVIKLDGKTEEMLTNSVRHTEQGSYLAAEPGTVEAVVSRINDEVRKCAQTNLQPILLTTPVLRRHLRKLIEPVASSVMVISHAEIVSNIRVQAVGKVAIRHDG, encoded by the coding sequence ATGGAAACAAAAGCAAAAGGTATTCTTCAAGGCCTGTTCAAGGAAGCATCGGATTTTGGAATGATTCTGGCCGTTGTCGGCATTCTGGTGGCCATGGTGCTGCCGATTCCGTCCTTTATGCTCGATTTTCTGCTGGCGCTGAACATTACCATTGCCATCATCGTCCTGATTACGGTGATGTACGCTCAGTCCCCCCTTGATTTTTCAATTTTCCCTTCCATGCTGCTGATACTGACCCTTTTTCGCCTGTCCCTGAATGTCGCTTCCACGCGGCTGATTTTGCTGCGCGGCAACGAGGGGCCGCTGGCAGCCGGCGCCGTCATCAAATCGTTCGGCAGTTTCGTGGTGGGCGGCAATTACGTGGTGGGTATGATCATTTTCATCATTCTGGTGCTGATCAATTTCATCGTCATCACAAAGGGCTCGGGCCGTATCGCCGAAGTGGCGGCCCGATTCACATTGGACGGCATGCCGGGCAAGCAGATGGCCATTGATGCGGATTTGAACGCCGGCATCATCGATGAAAATGAGGCCAAAGCGCGTCGGGAGGAAATTGCAAACGAATCCAAGTTTCACGGCGCCATGGATGGCGCAAGCAAATTTGTTCGCGGGGATGCGATCGCGGGCATCATCATCACTATAGTGAATATCGTTGGCGGGTTTATCATCGGGGTGTTCCAGAAAAACATGAGCATGATGACGGCCGCCCAGAATTATACATTGCTGACTGTTGGGGACGGGCTGGTATCCCAGATTCCAGCCCTGATCATTTCTACCGCCGCGGGCATTCTGGTTTCCAGAGCCGCTTCGAATGATCGAATGGGAAAGGAATTCAGTCGTCATATTTTTTCTAATGCCCAGCCTATTTATATCGGTTCCTTTGTCGTGTTCCTGTTCGGGTTGGTTCCCGGTTTGCCGGCTGTTCCGTTTATCGGACTGAGTCTGCTGTTGGGTGGCTCGGTGTATTTCTTTCAAAAGCAGCGGGCCGCGCATCCGGAAGTGCTGCCGGAAAGCACCGAAGGGGGCGAAACCGAAGCCTCTCCGGGTCCGGAAGATGTAGAACATCTGCTTTCTCTGGACACCATGGAACTGGAGGTGGGCTATGGCCTGATACCGCTGGTGGACCGGGACCAGGACGGAAGCCTGCTGGGTCGCATTCGCGGCATTAGACGTCAGTTTGCCAGTGAAATGGGAATTATTATTCCCCCCATTCATATTCGGGATAATCTCAAGCTAAAACCCTCCGGTTATCGTATCGTGATCAAAGGGGTGGAAGTCGCTCAGGGCGAGCTGATGGTGAATCATCTGCTGGCCATGGATCCCGGCGATGCCGTTCAGAAAGTGGAAGGGGTGCCCACCAAGGAACCGGCTTTTAATCTGCCGGCCATTTGGATTCCCTCGGCTCGGGAGGAAGAAGCGAAGTTTTCCGGTTATACGGTGGTGGATAACGCAACCGTCGTGGCGACGCATCTCACCGAAGTCATTCGCGAAAACGCGCCGGATCTCATGGGTCGTCAGGAAGTTCAGCAATTACTGGATAATCTGGCGAAAACCAACCCAAAGGCGGTAGAAGAGCTGGTGCCGGGATTGCTGCATTTGGGCGGGGTTCAGAAGGTGCTTCAGAATTTGCTACGGGAACGGATTTCGGTTCGGGATCTGTTGTCCATCGTGGAAACCCTGGCTGATTATGCCCACATGAGCCGTGATCCGGATCTTCTGACCGAATATGTCCGACAAAAACTATGCCGCTCCATCATCAGCCCGTTTTTGCAATCGGGCAGTGTTCTACCGGTCATAAAGCTGGACGGCAAAACAGAGGAAATGCTGACCAATTCGGTACGCCATACGGAGCAGGGCTCTTATCTTGCGGCGGAACCCGGTACCGTGGAGGCGGTGGTGTCAAGAATAAATGATGAGGTCCGTAAATGTGCTCAGACCAATTTGCAACCGATTCTTCTCACAACGCCCGTCCTGCGGCGCCATTTGAGAAAACTCATTGAACCTGTGGCATCCAGCGTGATGGTGATCTCACACGCTGAAATCGTGTCAAACATTCGCGTTCAGGCGGTGGGAAAGGTAGCGATTCGGCATGACGGCTAA
- the flgG gene encoding flagellar basal-body rod protein FlgG, whose product MIRGLWTAASGMTAQQLSVDVSANNLANASTAGFKKSRNNFQDLMYQTLQIPGADAPGGGQVPSGIQVGMGARPVSVQKIFTQGDYEQTGNQLDMAIEGDGFFKVISGDEELYTRAGNFSLDSEGYVTTSAGERLQPEITVPDGTTLITIQPDGTLTAYGSGEEALATAEITIHRFMNPGGLYAMGRNLLRATEASGEATEGTPGEEGFGTIANQMLEMSNVSVVEEMVALIVAQRAYEANSKALQTADTLLQMANNVKR is encoded by the coding sequence ATGATTCGAGGATTATGGACGGCGGCATCGGGCATGACGGCCCAACAGCTCAGCGTTGATGTCAGTGCGAACAATCTGGCCAATGCCAGCACGGCCGGCTTTAAAAAGAGCCGAAATAACTTTCAGGATTTAATGTACCAGACCCTTCAAATTCCCGGAGCGGATGCGCCGGGCGGCGGACAGGTGCCTTCCGGTATTCAGGTCGGTATGGGGGCTCGGCCCGTCAGCGTTCAGAAGATCTTTACGCAGGGCGATTATGAACAGACTGGAAACCAGTTGGATATGGCCATTGAAGGAGATGGGTTTTTCAAGGTGATCAGCGGGGATGAAGAACTCTACACGCGTGCGGGGAATTTTTCCCTGGATAGCGAGGGGTATGTCACTACGTCGGCCGGAGAACGATTGCAACCGGAAATAACCGTTCCGGACGGCACGACACTCATTACGATTCAACCCGATGGCACGTTGACCGCTTACGGGAGTGGAGAAGAGGCCTTGGCGACGGCGGAAATCACCATTCACAGATTCATGAACCCGGGGGGGCTTTACGCGATGGGTCGAAATCTGTTGCGAGCCACCGAAGCTTCCGGAGAAGCCACTGAAGGAACCCCAGGCGAGGAAGGGTTCGGGACGATTGCCAATCAAATGCTCGAGATGTCCAATGTGTCCGTTGTGGAAGAAATGGTAGCGCTTATTGTGGCGCAACGGGCCTACGAGGCAAACTCCAAAGCGCTTCAGACGGCCGATACGCTGCTTCAAATGGCCAATAACGTGAAACGATAA
- a CDS encoding EscU/YscU/HrcU family type III secretion system export apparatus switch protein, with product MKKKQPKKAVALQYRHGQDSAPKVTAKGSGYVAERIIDAARAHGIPVKADPDLVAVLSKLDIEAHIPPGVYVVVAELLAFVYSLNRKKEPA from the coding sequence ATGAAAAAAAAGCAACCCAAGAAAGCGGTGGCGCTTCAATACCGTCACGGCCAGGATTCCGCGCCCAAAGTGACCGCCAAAGGCAGCGGATATGTGGCAGAGCGGATTATCGATGCGGCCAGGGCTCATGGCATACCGGTAAAAGCGGACCCCGATCTGGTGGCCGTGTTGTCCAAGCTCGATATCGAGGCTCATATTCCCCCCGGTGTTTATGTGGTTGTCGCAGAATTACTGGCATTTGTGTATTCCCTGAACCGGAAAAAAGAACCCGCCTAG